A genomic stretch from Natronomonas gomsonensis includes:
- a CDS encoding prolyl oligopeptidase family serine peptidase, whose product MSDETADGGGSESPGVPDIGPPALHADQPTPPQLENGEGWAADPLLVSGCEAYVEGEYLYQDYVYDDHGADTRSVLEQPPGGETLGGFYCRPTGDLRYPTAPDTYAFNGADLLELRARPTAEGVAYRITLNTMLEPDAAAIAIGIDTSAGEADDGRTDWGYGLGELGASVDHRLVVWGTGAELDGNPLEDDHVTVDVRRNQIEVEVPLDPEDETWRHYCVTGLWNAEDGRFQEVSVDADREVPGGGKRGMDVPPVFNVGFRFEEPLRRNIDIEELLPRLAMVVANAPMEVLQRLDEPLQLLGLLGDAPKLFDIEDPLGLFNPLEDPLSVSELVGVANRLSPFSEAEAVPRSIGIGNWREHGQATALAARDISQYHADIDFETLRAEETDRRVPDSGFITYLYPSAHEFGEGVDPYANVLEGRIQPYGVYVPEDLEEPAPMVTMLHSLGNCYTQYPAYMPTLVENLAEETGGIVFMPQTRGPGIWYKKKAELDVFEAWRNLETRFDIDRERVSVTGYSMGGFGAIIMATKNPDTFGRCFGVVGPPAEDPLQAPTNNMIATPSLLMNGLFGGEDGGELFSIFTEKPENALRLTENLRHVPMLLWHGGTDPLVPLLGPTNYARELREHGYRHQIDVFPSVDHFALAIQDSWDRGPSYLSPTEVPKHPSRVTYRRVPEFDYPELGIVHDSAYWVTDIDVREGHGSGLVDAISLADGYGDPTPERFTSSGTKPMPYTATGIEWADPVDVRGPENTLEVTLEGVESVTLWVEAAGLDPETELTVEVDSDVDATLTLRGSFGAHDVEIEAGTSTVEVDPLA is encoded by the coding sequence ATGTCAGATGAGACGGCCGACGGCGGTGGCTCGGAGTCGCCGGGGGTACCCGACATCGGCCCGCCGGCGCTCCACGCCGACCAACCTACGCCGCCGCAGTTGGAGAACGGCGAGGGGTGGGCGGCCGACCCGCTTCTCGTCTCCGGTTGCGAGGCCTACGTCGAGGGAGAGTACCTGTATCAGGACTACGTCTACGACGACCACGGCGCCGACACGCGGTCGGTGCTGGAGCAACCGCCCGGTGGCGAGACGCTCGGTGGGTTCTACTGTCGCCCCACCGGTGACCTCCGATATCCGACGGCTCCCGACACCTACGCGTTCAACGGCGCGGACCTACTCGAACTCCGAGCGCGGCCGACGGCGGAGGGCGTCGCCTACCGCATCACGCTGAACACGATGCTGGAGCCGGATGCGGCGGCCATCGCAATCGGCATCGATACGAGTGCCGGTGAGGCTGATGACGGTCGAACCGACTGGGGGTACGGACTCGGTGAGTTGGGGGCGTCGGTCGACCACCGACTCGTCGTCTGGGGAACGGGCGCCGAACTCGACGGCAACCCGCTCGAAGACGACCACGTCACCGTCGACGTGCGCCGAAATCAAATCGAGGTGGAGGTACCGCTGGACCCCGAAGACGAGACGTGGCGACACTACTGTGTCACTGGTCTCTGGAACGCCGAGGACGGCCGGTTTCAGGAGGTTTCGGTCGACGCCGACCGCGAGGTACCGGGCGGCGGCAAGCGCGGCATGGATGTCCCACCTGTCTTCAACGTCGGTTTCCGGTTCGAGGAACCCCTCCGACGGAACATCGACATCGAGGAACTCCTTCCACGGTTGGCGATGGTCGTCGCCAACGCGCCGATGGAGGTACTCCAGCGACTCGACGAACCGTTGCAGTTGCTCGGATTGCTCGGGGACGCCCCGAAACTGTTCGACATCGAGGACCCGCTTGGACTGTTCAATCCGCTGGAGGACCCGCTCAGCGTCTCTGAGTTGGTCGGCGTCGCCAATCGCCTGTCGCCGTTCAGCGAGGCGGAGGCGGTCCCACGCTCCATCGGCATCGGCAACTGGCGGGAACACGGGCAGGCGACCGCGCTGGCCGCCCGCGACATCTCACAGTACCACGCCGACATCGACTTCGAGACGCTTCGCGCCGAGGAGACCGACCGCCGGGTTCCCGACTCGGGGTTCATCACCTACCTGTACCCCTCCGCCCACGAGTTCGGCGAAGGGGTCGACCCCTACGCCAACGTCCTGGAGGGCCGCATCCAGCCGTACGGCGTCTACGTGCCCGAGGACCTCGAGGAACCGGCGCCGATGGTGACGATGCTGCATTCGCTCGGCAACTGCTACACCCAGTATCCGGCGTACATGCCGACGCTGGTCGAAAACCTCGCCGAGGAGACCGGCGGCATCGTGTTCATGCCGCAGACGCGTGGCCCCGGTATCTGGTACAAGAAGAAGGCCGAACTCGATGTCTTCGAGGCGTGGCGGAACCTCGAAACCCGCTTCGACATCGACCGCGAGCGCGTCTCCGTGACGGGCTACTCGATGGGCGGGTTCGGCGCCATCATCATGGCGACGAAGAACCCCGACACCTTCGGTCGCTGTTTCGGCGTCGTCGGCCCGCCGGCCGAGGACCCGCTGCAAGCGCCGACGAACAACATGATTGCGACGCCGTCGCTGCTGATGAACGGCCTGTTCGGCGGCGAGGACGGCGGCGAACTGTTCTCGATTTTCACCGAGAAACCGGAGAACGCGCTCCGACTCACTGAGAACCTCAGACACGTCCCGATGCTTTTGTGGCACGGCGGCACCGACCCGCTCGTCCCACTCCTCGGGCCGACCAACTACGCGCGGGAACTCCGTGAACACGGCTACCGCCACCAAATCGACGTGTTCCCGAGCGTCGACCACTTCGCGCTCGCGATTCAGGACAGTTGGGACCGCGGGCCGTCGTATCTCTCGCCCACCGAGGTACCGAAACACCCCTCACGAGTCACCTACCGGCGCGTCCCCGAGTTCGACTACCCCGAACTCGGTATCGTCCACGACAGCGCCTACTGGGTCACCGACATCGACGTTCGGGAAGGCCACGGTAGCGGCCTCGTCGACGCCATCTCCCTTGCCGACGGCTACGGCGACCCGACCCCCGAGCGGTTCACGTCTTCGGGAACGAAACCGATGCCGTACACCGCCACCGGAATCGAGTGGGCGGACCCGGTGGACGTTCGTGGCCCCGAGAACACGCTCGAAGTCACGCTCGAAGGCGTCGAATCGGTGACGTTGTGGGTCGAAGCCGCGGGGTTGGACCCCGAAACCGAACTCACCGTCGAGGTCGATTCCGATGTCGATGCGACGCTGACGCTCCGGGGGTCCTTCGGCGCCCACGACGTCGAAATCGAGGCCGGCACGTCGACAGTCGAGGTTGACCCACTCGCCTGA
- a CDS encoding efflux RND transporter permease subunit, with amino-acid sequence MKPNSLAESVVYEHRRKVVAVTLAVVFVLGLGLPGVVLDTTLEEFRGGTAEHAADGYITDNMSGQAANSTGSFVVIADDENVLTKQRYLQQLRVQRQLRNDPVVGATLIEDQQPLGISNVVAIVAIRREEGVDAQEITVEPRPPLDEQIEAIEGLSEFELELYTSYAVGIVMDDVEHTWPEGGSFATVPTSYEGNGKTAESTAIVVSHRESVPAEELARAQTRMADIVDSEVEGDAMVLGQGVIDDELRRSSFDSLAIVGPLAFLFVLVVLVLAYRDLYDVALGLFGVALVLVWTFGFMGWAGITFNQLFVAVPVLLMGLSIDYAIHVFMRAREERPPDGGDDVGGFQFGDEPRSTSVRKAMATALGGVGAALALVTITTATGFLSNLVSGVAPVRQFGLVSAVGIAGAFVVFGLLVPILKVELDERLEARGADRRAPAVGTEGGRLTALLAVPLVAARRSPKGVLAAALVVTLIAGGGAATVDTTFEQEDLLVEETPEWMDGLGPLEPGNYTAQENIAFVDRETYIYSGTTTQILVRGDVTADDTLDRVQAASDTANRSGSVLILPDDTNATQSPIRVMADLADDDAAFNETFTAADTDGDGVPDRNLEAVYDAFYEAAPDGAGTWVHREDGEYVALRLVVPVNGTESEPAIAEDIRPAAAPVDGDGLSAIATGQPIMNQAVAENLLSTVVDSLLVTLVVVLGVLMAVYRRLEGYATLGAVTLAPVALAVAWITGSMAALGIPFNVMTALITSFTIGLGIDYSIHVSERYVYELNRDIGTEAALENAVFGTGGALLGSTASTAGGIAILGLALLVPLQQFGIITALTIVYAFLGSVVVLPSLLVLWTEWADADPAAA; translated from the coding sequence ATGAAGCCGAATAGTCTCGCCGAGTCCGTCGTCTACGAACACCGCCGGAAAGTCGTCGCTGTGACGCTGGCAGTCGTGTTCGTCTTGGGACTCGGCCTTCCGGGGGTCGTTCTCGACACGACCCTAGAGGAGTTTCGCGGCGGCACCGCCGAACACGCCGCCGACGGCTACATCACCGACAACATGAGCGGCCAAGCCGCGAACTCGACGGGGTCGTTCGTCGTCATCGCCGACGACGAGAACGTCCTCACGAAACAGCGGTACCTCCAGCAGTTGCGCGTCCAACGGCAACTCCGAAACGACCCCGTCGTCGGGGCGACGCTCATCGAAGACCAACAGCCGCTCGGAATTTCGAACGTCGTCGCCATCGTCGCCATCCGCAGGGAGGAGGGCGTCGACGCACAGGAGATTACCGTCGAACCGCGACCACCACTGGACGAACAAATCGAGGCCATCGAAGGACTTTCCGAGTTCGAGTTGGAGCTGTACACCTCCTATGCCGTCGGTATCGTGATGGACGACGTCGAACACACGTGGCCCGAAGGGGGGTCGTTCGCCACCGTCCCGACGAGCTACGAGGGCAACGGCAAGACGGCCGAGTCGACGGCCATCGTCGTCTCCCACCGCGAAAGCGTTCCGGCGGAGGAACTCGCGCGCGCCCAAACGCGGATGGCCGACATCGTCGACAGCGAGGTCGAGGGCGACGCGATGGTGTTGGGACAGGGCGTCATCGACGACGAACTCCGGCGGTCGTCGTTCGACAGCCTCGCCATCGTCGGGCCGCTCGCCTTCCTGTTCGTCCTCGTCGTGTTGGTCCTCGCATACAGGGACCTCTATGACGTGGCTTTGGGGCTGTTCGGCGTCGCCTTGGTGCTCGTCTGGACGTTCGGCTTCATGGGTTGGGCAGGAATCACGTTCAATCAACTGTTCGTCGCCGTCCCCGTGCTGTTGATGGGGCTGTCAATCGACTACGCAATCCACGTCTTCATGCGCGCTCGCGAGGAACGGCCGCCGGACGGGGGCGACGACGTGGGAGGGTTCCAGTTCGGCGACGAACCCCGGTCGACGTCAGTTCGGAAGGCGATGGCGACGGCGCTTGGCGGCGTCGGCGCGGCGCTGGCGCTCGTCACCATCACGACTGCGACGGGCTTTCTCTCGAATCTCGTCAGCGGGGTCGCGCCCGTCCGACAGTTCGGTCTCGTCAGCGCCGTCGGCATCGCCGGCGCCTTCGTCGTCTTCGGACTGCTCGTCCCGATTCTGAAAGTCGAGTTGGACGAGCGCCTCGAAGCCCGCGGCGCCGACAGGCGGGCGCCCGCCGTCGGCACCGAAGGCGGCAGACTCACCGCGTTGCTCGCGGTGCCGCTCGTGGCGGCCCGTCGCTCGCCGAAAGGCGTCCTCGCGGCCGCGTTGGTCGTCACGCTAATCGCCGGCGGCGGCGCCGCGACCGTCGATACCACGTTCGAACAGGAGGACCTCCTCGTCGAGGAGACCCCCGAGTGGATGGACGGACTCGGGCCGCTCGAACCGGGGAACTACACCGCCCAAGAGAACATCGCGTTCGTCGACCGTGAGACGTACATCTACAGCGGGACGACGACCCAGATTCTCGTCAGGGGAGACGTAACGGCCGACGACACTCTCGACCGGGTACAGGCGGCCTCCGACACCGCAAACCGGAGCGGCTCGGTGCTCATCCTGCCGGACGACACCAACGCCACCCAGAGTCCGATACGGGTGATGGCCGACCTCGCCGACGACGACGCGGCGTTCAACGAGACGTTCACCGCCGCCGACACCGACGGCGACGGCGTCCCCGACCGGAACCTCGAAGCCGTCTACGACGCCTTCTACGAGGCGGCACCGGACGGTGCGGGTACGTGGGTTCACCGCGAAGACGGCGAGTACGTCGCGTTGCGACTCGTCGTCCCCGTAAACGGCACCGAGAGCGAACCCGCCATCGCCGAGGACATCCGGCCAGCAGCAGCCCCCGTCGACGGCGACGGACTCTCCGCAATCGCCACCGGCCAGCCCATCATGAATCAGGCCGTCGCCGAGAACCTGCTGTCGACGGTCGTCGACAGCCTCCTCGTGACGCTCGTGGTCGTGTTGGGCGTGTTGATGGCCGTCTACAGGCGACTAGAGGGGTACGCCACGCTGGGCGCCGTCACGCTCGCCCCGGTCGCCCTCGCCGTCGCGTGGATTACCGGGTCGATGGCGGCGCTCGGCATCCCGTTCAACGTGATGACCGCCCTCATCACCAGTTTCACCATCGGACTGGGCATCGACTACTCCATCCACGTCTCCGAGCGCTACGTCTACGAGTTGAACCGCGATATCGGCACCGAGGCGGCGCTGGAAAACGCCGTCTTCGGCACCGGTGGCGCGCTGTTGGGGTCGACCGCCTCGACGGCCGGCGGCATCGCCATCCTCGGGTTGGCGCTGCTCGTCCCGCTCCAGCAGTTCGGCATCATCACCGCACTCACTATCGTCTACGCCTTCCTCGGCAGCGTCGTCGTTTTGCCGAGTCTGTTGGTGCTGTGGACGGAGTGGGCCGACGCCGACCCCGCGGCGGCCTAA
- the metX gene encoding homoserine O-acetyltransferase MetX, which yields MSEDRGVESLGEFTFECGESIPDLEIAYETYGEFTGDNAVLVCHALTGSAHVAGGRRRSDTAGQAHAWWDDIVGPGKAIDTTEYYVICANVPGSCYGSSGPASTNPETGEPWGTDFPAVTVGDWTRAQRLLLDELGVPNLHAVVGGSVGGMNVLDWAKRHPDHADRVIVVAAAARLDPQCLALDAIARRSITTDPNWNDGDYYGQDPPTEGLALARQIGHVMYLSKSSMQDKFGRRSAGMDMGRDTFPSDPAAGFFPYREVESYLDYQGEKFAERFDANSYLYLSRAMDNYDLASGYDSDADALAAFDGEALLLSFTGDWHFTVEQSEELAEAFRATDAATAHHVIDSDHGHDAFLVEPDRVGPPLDDFLADGVYGKAVSDTVEDHDAGDDFAPVHTSLFSD from the coding sequence ATGAGCGAGGACCGCGGCGTCGAGTCGTTGGGCGAGTTCACCTTCGAGTGTGGGGAGTCGATTCCCGACCTCGAAATCGCCTACGAGACCTACGGGGAGTTCACCGGGGATAACGCTGTTCTCGTCTGTCACGCCCTGACCGGCAGCGCCCACGTCGCCGGCGGCCGACGGCGTTCGGATACGGCCGGGCAGGCCCACGCGTGGTGGGACGACATCGTCGGCCCCGGCAAGGCCATCGACACCACCGAGTACTACGTCATCTGTGCGAACGTCCCCGGGTCGTGTTACGGCTCCTCGGGACCGGCATCGACGAACCCCGAGACGGGCGAGCCGTGGGGTACCGACTTCCCCGCCGTCACCGTCGGCGACTGGACGCGCGCCCAGCGACTCCTGTTGGACGAACTCGGCGTCCCGAACCTTCATGCCGTCGTCGGCGGGTCCGTCGGCGGGATGAACGTCCTCGATTGGGCCAAACGTCACCCCGACCACGCCGACCGGGTCATCGTCGTCGCCGCCGCGGCACGACTGGACCCCCAGTGTCTCGCCTTGGACGCCATTGCCCGCCGCTCGATTACGACCGACCCCAACTGGAACGACGGCGACTACTACGGCCAAGACCCGCCCACCGAGGGACTGGCGCTGGCCCGCCAAATCGGCCACGTGATGTACCTCTCGAAGTCCTCGATGCAGGACAAGTTCGGCCGCCGGTCGGCGGGGATGGACATGGGTCGGGACACCTTCCCGTCCGACCCCGCCGCCGGGTTCTTCCCCTACCGCGAGGTCGAGTCGTATCTCGACTATCAGGGCGAGAAGTTCGCCGAGCGCTTCGACGCCAACTCGTATCTGTATCTCTCGCGAGCGATGGACAACTACGACCTCGCCTCGGGGTACGACTCCGACGCCGACGCGCTCGCGGCCTTCGACGGCGAGGCGCTTTTGCTTTCCTTCACCGGCGACTGGCACTTCACCGTCGAGCAATCGGAGGAACTCGCCGAGGCGTTCCGTGCGACCGACGCCGCGACGGCCCACCACGTCATCGACTCCGACCACGGCCACGACGCCTTCCTCGTCGAACCCGACCGCGTCGGCCCGCCGCTCGACGACTTCCTCGCCGACGGCGTCTACGGGAAAGCCGTCTCCGATACGGTCGAAGACCACGACGCTGGCGACGACTTCGCCCCCGTCCACACGAGTCTGTTCTCCGACTGA
- a CDS encoding O-acetylhomoserine aminocarboxypropyltransferase/cysteine synthase family protein: MFDRDDLYTDSLHAGQEADPTTGARAPPIYQTTSYEFEDAEHAADLFALQEAGNIYSRIMNPTNAVLEERMATLEGGVAAIATSSGMASFDLATFILASAGDNIVSSSSLYGGTYTYLTHTVERRGVETRFVDTLDYEAYEEAIDEDTAFVHCETIGNPALVTPDLERLADIAHDNGVPLFVDNTFATAALCRPLEHGADLVWNSTTKWLHGSGTTIGGILVDGGSFPWADHAERFPEIAQPNPAYHGINFAETFGDAAFAYAARTRGLRDLGNQQAPFDAWTTVQGLETLPMRMERHCENAMAVAEYLDEHPEVSWVTYPGLDSHETHAEASEYLDGGYGGMITFGLEAGYEAAKKTVESTDLASLLANVGDAKTLIIHPGSTTHQQLTDEEKQASGVTDDLVRLSVGLEDTDRIIADLDAAIEEATQ; the protein is encoded by the coding sequence ATGTTCGACCGAGACGACCTGTACACCGATTCCCTCCACGCCGGACAGGAAGCCGACCCGACGACGGGCGCCCGCGCACCGCCGATTTATCAGACGACCTCCTACGAGTTCGAGGACGCCGAACACGCCGCGGACCTCTTCGCGCTCCAGGAGGCGGGCAACATCTACTCCCGCATCATGAACCCGACGAACGCCGTCCTCGAAGAGCGGATGGCGACGCTGGAGGGCGGCGTCGCCGCCATCGCCACGTCCTCCGGCATGGCGTCGTTCGACCTCGCGACGTTCATCCTCGCGTCGGCGGGCGACAACATCGTCTCGTCGTCGTCGCTGTACGGCGGCACCTACACCTACCTCACCCACACCGTCGAGCGCCGCGGCGTCGAGACGCGCTTCGTCGATACGCTCGATTACGAGGCCTACGAAGAGGCCATCGACGAGGATACCGCCTTCGTCCACTGTGAGACCATCGGCAATCCGGCGCTCGTGACGCCGGACCTCGAACGGTTGGCCGACATCGCCCACGACAACGGGGTGCCGCTGTTCGTGGACAACACCTTCGCGACGGCGGCGCTGTGTCGGCCGCTGGAACACGGCGCCGACCTCGTCTGGAACTCCACGACCAAGTGGCTCCACGGCTCGGGGACGACCATCGGCGGGATTCTCGTCGACGGCGGGTCGTTCCCGTGGGCCGACCACGCCGAGCGGTTCCCCGAAATCGCCCAGCCGAACCCCGCCTACCACGGCATCAACTTCGCGGAGACCTTCGGCGACGCCGCCTTCGCCTACGCCGCCCGTACCCGTGGCCTTCGGGACCTGGGCAACCAACAGGCCCCCTTCGACGCCTGGACGACCGTTCAGGGGCTCGAAACCCTGCCGATGCGGATGGAGCGACACTGCGAGAACGCCATGGCCGTCGCGGAGTACCTCGACGAGCACCCCGAGGTGTCGTGGGTCACCTACCCCGGACTCGACTCCCACGAGACTCACGCGGAGGCAAGCGAGTATCTCGACGGCGGTTACGGCGGCATGATTACCTTCGGCCTCGAAGCCGGCTACGAGGCGGCGAAGAAGACGGTCGAATCGACGGACCTCGCGAGTCTGCTGGCGAACGTCGGCGACGCGAAGACGCTCATCATCCATCCCGGTTCGACCACTCACCAGCAACTCACCGACGAAGAAAAGCAGGCCAGCGGCGTCACCGACGACCTCGTTCGCCTGTCGGTCGGCCTCGAAGACACCGACCGCATCATCGCCGACCTCGACGCCGCAATCGAGGAAGCGACCCAATAG
- the serB gene encoding phosphoserine phosphatase SerB, which yields MLIAFDFDGTLSDSEMTVLLGEEAGVADEIDEITERAMNDELSYAESLYARAELLDGLPEEQVEAAFDRVQLRPGAAEVIDALSEAGHHVAILTGGFDDGVAAALEREGVSVDTIVANSLPIRNGKLTGEAEGPLIEGTKDTALEELAEDVGVEMDDTVAIGDGANDLPMLEVAGLAIGYEPKPAVGPHCDVIVESMTDLLELLEAKAVL from the coding sequence ATGCTCATCGCGTTCGACTTCGACGGGACCCTTTCGGATTCGGAGATGACGGTGCTGCTCGGCGAGGAAGCCGGCGTCGCCGACGAGATAGACGAGATAACCGAGCGGGCGATGAACGACGAACTCTCCTACGCCGAGAGCCTCTACGCCCGCGCCGAGTTGCTCGACGGCCTCCCCGAGGAGCAAGTCGAGGCGGCCTTCGACCGCGTGCAGTTGCGCCCGGGCGCAGCCGAGGTCATCGACGCCCTCTCGGAGGCCGGCCACCACGTCGCCATCCTCACCGGCGGCTTCGACGACGGCGTCGCGGCCGCACTCGAACGGGAGGGCGTCTCCGTCGACACCATCGTCGCCAACTCCCTTCCGATTCGGAACGGGAAACTCACCGGCGAGGCCGAAGGACCACTCATCGAGGGGACGAAGGACACCGCCCTCGAAGAACTCGCCGAGGATGTCGGCGTCGAGATGGACGACACCGTCGCCATCGGTGACGGCGCCAACGACCTCCCGATGCTGGAAGTGGCCGGACTCGCTATCGGCTACGAGCCGAAACCGGCGGTCGGTCCCCACTGCGACGTAATCGTCGAGTCGATGACGGACCTACTGGAGTTGCTGGAAGCCAAAGCGGTCTTGTAA
- the serA gene encoding phosphoglycerate dehydrogenase, translating into MKVLVTDPIADAGLDVIRDAGHEVVTDYESEGEELLEAVADANALIVRSGTEVTREVLEAAPDLVIVGRAGIGVDNIDIDAATDHGVIVANAPEGNVRAAAEHTVAMTFATARSIPQAHVRLKDGEWAKGAFLGTELNGKTLGIVGLGRVGQEVAKKLDSLGMDLVAFDPYISEERAEQLGAELAELDEVLDTADVLTIHTPLTPETEDMIGEAELAQMEGGYVVNCARGGIIDEAALADAVEDGILAGAALDVFAEEPLPEDSPLLDVEDVIVTPHLGASTEAAQENVAVSTAEQVVAAFNEEPVMNALNAPSMDESAFPRVEPYIHLAETAGKIAVQLLDSRVESVEVNYEGDIAEEDIEIVTASALKGVFKPLEWQVNAVNAPRIAEERGIDVTESKRRQAEDFQSLVTVTVSDGETEIAVCGTLFAGDDPRIVRVDGYRVDAIPGGKMMVARNTDEPGVIGHIGSVMGEFGVNIAGMFNAREVHGGEALTVYNVDQEVPDEAREKLESDERIIETKYISLNG; encoded by the coding sequence ATGAAGGTACTCGTTACGGACCCCATCGCTGACGCCGGTCTCGACGTGATACGCGACGCCGGCCACGAGGTCGTCACGGACTACGAATCGGAGGGTGAGGAACTGCTCGAGGCGGTCGCCGACGCCAACGCACTCATCGTCCGTTCGGGGACGGAGGTCACCCGCGAGGTGCTGGAGGCCGCACCCGACCTCGTCATCGTCGGTCGGGCCGGCATCGGCGTCGACAACATCGACATCGACGCCGCGACCGACCACGGCGTCATCGTCGCCAACGCCCCGGAGGGCAACGTCCGGGCGGCCGCCGAACACACCGTCGCGATGACGTTCGCCACGGCGCGGTCGATTCCGCAGGCCCACGTCCGCCTGAAGGACGGCGAGTGGGCGAAAGGCGCCTTCCTCGGGACCGAACTCAACGGCAAGACCCTCGGTATCGTCGGGTTGGGCCGGGTCGGCCAGGAAGTCGCGAAGAAACTCGACTCGCTGGGGATGGACCTCGTCGCGTTCGACCCCTACATCTCCGAGGAACGCGCCGAGCAGTTGGGCGCCGAACTCGCGGAACTCGACGAGGTGCTCGACACCGCCGACGTGCTCACCATCCACACGCCGCTGACGCCGGAGACCGAGGACATGATTGGTGAAGCCGAACTCGCCCAGATGGAGGGCGGCTACGTCGTCAACTGCGCCCGCGGCGGCATCATCGACGAGGCCGCTCTCGCAGACGCCGTCGAAGACGGCATTCTCGCCGGTGCGGCACTGGACGTCTTCGCCGAAGAGCCCCTGCCGGAGGACAGCCCGCTGCTCGACGTCGAGGACGTCATCGTCACGCCGCACCTCGGCGCCTCGACGGAGGCCGCCCAGGAGAACGTCGCCGTCTCCACCGCCGAACAGGTCGTCGCCGCGTTCAACGAGGAGCCGGTAATGAACGCACTGAACGCGCCGTCGATGGACGAATCCGCCTTCCCGCGGGTCGAACCGTACATCCACCTCGCCGAGACCGCTGGCAAAATCGCGGTCCAACTGCTCGACAGTCGCGTCGAGAGTGTCGAGGTCAACTACGAGGGTGACATCGCCGAGGAGGACATCGAAATCGTCACCGCCTCCGCGCTGAAGGGCGTGTTCAAGCCGCTGGAGTGGCAGGTCAACGCCGTCAACGCCCCGCGCATCGCCGAAGAGCGTGGCATCGACGTGACCGAGAGCAAACGTCGGCAGGCCGAGGACTTCCAGAGCCTCGTGACGGTCACCGTCAGCGACGGCGAAACCGAAATCGCCGTCTGCGGGACGCTGTTCGCCGGCGACGACCCGCGTATCGTCCGCGTCGACGGCTACCGCGTCGACGCCATCCCCGGCGGGAAGATGATGGTCGCACGCAACACCGACGAACCCGGCGTCATCGGCCACATCGGCTCGGTGATGGGTGAGTTCGGCGTCAACATCGCGGGGATGTTCAACGCCCGCGAAGTCCACGGTGGCGAGGCACTCACCGTCTACAACGTCGACCAAGAGGTGCCCGACGAAGCCCGTGAAAAGCTCGAATCCGACGAGCGCATCATCGAGACGAAGTACATCAGCCTGAACGGCTAA